Proteins co-encoded in one Sebastes umbrosus isolate fSebUmb1 chromosome 20, fSebUmb1.pri, whole genome shotgun sequence genomic window:
- the LOC119479086 gene encoding glycylpeptide N-tetradecanoyltransferase 1-like, with protein MTDSNLSDKKLTEDESLKGSKKKQKKEDAWKPETPRDPFAMLDSLPETKQQEIQRALHLFSMGPNLPKTLQQAKKHTYHFWDTQPVPRLGDSVVTHGPIIEGEAGVREEPYSLPPGFSWDTLDLSSPTVLRELCTLLNKNYMEEDDNTIRYEFSPEYLQWALQPPNWLAQWHCGVRVDTNNKLVGFIAALPADVCIYETEKRMAQVKLLCVHKKLRLKRMTPVLIRELTRRVNQQGLYQAVYTAGLVLPTPISSCRYWNRPLNPRKLTEVSYPGLRQNMNLQRALKFYRVPEVTKTTGLRPMTKEDVVGIHSLLQANLRKFHLKPVLSLQEVEHWLLPKKNVIDTYVVEGDDGTLTDVVSFYSVSSRVLNHLVHTDLRAAHLLYVASTATDPVDLVEDTLVLAKSKGFDVFSALDVMDNKSFLEKLKFSVDDKRLHYYLYNWMCPTMSPDKVGLVLPN; from the exons ATGACTGATTCAAACTTGTC TGATAAGAAGCTGACAGAGGATGAGAGTCTAAAAGGGAGCAAAAAGAAGCAAAAGAAGGAAGATGCCTGGAAACCAGAGACACCCAGGGACCCATTTGCTATG CTGGACTCTCTGCCAGAGACGAAGCAGCAGGAGATCCAGAGAGCCCTCCACCTCTTCTCCATGGGCCCGAATCTGCCCAAGACCCTGCAGCAGGCCAAAAAACACACGTACCATTTCTGGGACACGCAGCCCGTCCCCAGACTGG GTGACAGTGTTGTTACTCATGGCCCAATAATAGAGGGTGAAGCCGGTGTTCGTGAGGAACCCTACTCTCTACCTCCAGGTTTCTCCTGGGACACTCTGGACCTGAGCAGCCCTACAGTA CTGAGAGAGCTATGCACTCTGCTCAATAAGAACTACATGGAAGAGGATGACAACACGATCAGATATGAGTTCTCGCCGGAGTATCTGCAATG GGCTTTACAACCTCCTAACTGGCTGGCCCAGTGGCACTGTGGCGTGCGAGTAGACACCAATAACAAGTTAGTCGGCTTCATCGCTGCTCTTCCCGCAGATGTCTGCATATATGAGAC GGAGAAGCGGATGGCACAGGTCAAACTCCTGTGTGTTCATAAGAAGCTGCGCCTCAAGCGGATGACTCCAGTTCTGATCCGAGAGCTCACCAGACGGGTCAACCAGCAGGGCCTCTACCAGGCTGTGTACACAGCTGGCCTAGTGCTGCCCACACCAATAAGCTCCTGCAG GTACTGGAATCGCCCTCTGAATCCCAGAAAGCTGACGGAGGTGAGCTATCCAGGTCTGAGGCAGAACATGAACCTGCAGAGAGCTCTCAAGTTCTACCGTGTGCCTGAG gtGACAAAGACAACAGGTCTGCGCCCGATGACTAAAGAAGATGTTGTGGGGATACACTCACTACTGCAGGCAAACCTCCGCAAGTTTCACCTCAAACCCGTGCTGTCTTTGCAGGAAGTAGAGCACTGGCTGCTACCGAAGAAGAACGTGATTGACACCTACGTCGTGGAG GGTGATGATGGCACACTGACAGACGTGGTGAGTTTCTACAGCGTCTCCTCCAGGGTGCTGAATCACCTGGTCCACACTGACCTGAGAGCAGCTCATCTCCTCTACGTTGCCTCTACCGCCACAGACCCGGTCGACCTCGTGGAGGACACACTGGTCCTGGCTAAATCT AAAGGTTTTGACGTCTTCTCTGCTCTCGATGTGATGGATAACAAGAGTTTCCTGGAAAAGCTCAAGTTCAGTGTCGACGACAAGCGCCTTCATTACTACCTGTACAACTGGATGTGTCCTACTATGAGCCCAGACAAG GTGGGCTTGGTGTTACCCAACTAA